The Ignavibacteriota bacterium genome contains a region encoding:
- a CDS encoding DUF4402 domain-containing protein, whose protein sequence is MTVPSTSSNAWQFIARGEATAAVEIQFPLTATLRRRTSSGFANGSNNTVQFTRSTVRKCNSSTQSASVVFLYSGVARGQTTLPGQRGQSALSQIYFWVGGSLQVPANANTGYYLGTYDVCILQYSM, encoded by the coding sequence GTGACAGTGCCGTCGACATCGTCGAACGCCTGGCAATTCATCGCACGCGGAGAGGCGACTGCGGCGGTGGAAATACAATTTCCGCTGACCGCCACATTGCGACGGAGAACGTCCTCAGGTTTTGCCAACGGATCAAACAATACCGTGCAGTTCACGCGCAGCACCGTGCGCAAGTGCAACAGCAGTACACAATCGGCATCCGTTGTATTTCTGTATTCGGGAGTGGCACGCGGCCAGACGACACTACCAGGGCAACGAGGTCAGAGTGCTCTCTCGCAGATATACTTCTGGGTAGGCGGTTCGCTCCAAGTACCCGCGAATGCAAACACAGGATACTACCTCGGGACCTACGATGTGTGTATCTTGCAATACTCCATGTAA